The proteins below come from a single Asanoa ferruginea genomic window:
- a CDS encoding PLP-dependent cysteine synthase family protein, with product MSRYDSLLEAAGDTPLVGLPRLSPSVPEGAPPVRLWAKLEDRNPTGSIKDRAALFMVREAERAGRLRPGDTILEPTSGNTGISLAMVAKLRGYRLVCVMPENVSTERTQLLRMYGAEIIFSPAAGGSNQAVATAKQIAAEHPDWVMLFQYGNPDNARAHYETTGPELLRDLPTITHFVAGLGTTGTLMGTGRYLREKVPGIEIIAAEPRYGEVVYGLRNIDEGYVPELYDASVLTRRFSVGTRDAVLRTRQLVEVEGIFAGFSSGAILHAALAVAHQAVKDGIRADVAFVVADGGWKYLSTGAYGGTLAEAEEALDGQLWA from the coding sequence ATGTCGCGGTATGACAGCCTGCTCGAAGCCGCCGGCGACACCCCGCTGGTCGGCCTGCCCCGACTGTCGCCGTCGGTGCCCGAAGGGGCACCGCCGGTGCGGCTGTGGGCCAAACTCGAGGATCGCAACCCGACCGGGAGCATCAAGGACCGGGCGGCGCTGTTCATGGTCCGCGAGGCCGAACGCGCCGGCCGGCTCCGCCCGGGCGACACGATCCTGGAGCCGACCAGCGGCAACACCGGCATCTCGCTGGCCATGGTCGCCAAGCTGCGCGGCTACCGGCTGGTCTGCGTGATGCCGGAGAACGTCTCCACCGAGCGCACCCAGTTGCTCCGGATGTATGGCGCGGAGATCATCTTCTCGCCGGCCGCGGGCGGCTCCAACCAGGCGGTGGCGACGGCCAAGCAGATCGCGGCCGAGCACCCCGACTGGGTGATGCTCTTCCAATACGGCAACCCCGACAACGCCCGGGCCCACTACGAGACCACGGGCCCGGAGCTGCTGCGCGACCTGCCGACGATCACCCACTTCGTCGCCGGTCTCGGCACCACCGGCACGCTCATGGGCACGGGCCGCTATCTGCGCGAGAAGGTGCCCGGCATCGAGATCATCGCTGCTGAGCCACGTTATGGCGAGGTCGTCTACGGGCTCCGCAACATCGACGAGGGCTACGTTCCCGAGCTCTACGACGCCTCGGTGCTGACCCGGCGCTTCTCGGTCGGCACCCGCGATGCCGTGCTGCGTACCCGACAGCTTGTCGAGGTCGAAGGCATTTTCGCCGGTTTCTCCAGCGGCGCGATCCTGCACGCCGCGCTGGCCGTCGCGCACCAGGCGGTCAAGGACGGCATCCGGGCCGACGTCGCGTTCGTCGTGGCCGACGGCGGCTGGAAATACCTGTCGACGGGCGCCTACGGCGGCACCCTCGCCGAAGCGGAAGAAGCCCTCGACGGGCAGCTCTGGGCATAG
- a CDS encoding MoaD/ThiS family protein, whose protein sequence is MAIEVRIPTILRTYTGGAKTVEGAGDTLAALLADLDSRHSGLRGRLITDQGGLHRFVNIYVNDEDVRFLGSLDAKLSDGDNVTILPAVAGGAFGFAAAAAMLGRSTSR, encoded by the coding sequence ATGGCTATCGAGGTCCGCATCCCCACCATCCTGCGCACCTACACCGGCGGCGCGAAGACCGTCGAGGGCGCCGGTGACACGCTCGCCGCGCTGCTCGCCGATCTCGACAGCCGGCACTCCGGCCTGCGCGGCCGGCTGATCACCGACCAGGGCGGGCTGCACCGCTTCGTCAACATCTACGTCAACGACGAAGACGTCCGCTTCCTCGGCTCGCTCGACGCCAAGCTGTCCGACGGCGACAACGTGACGATCCTGCCGGCCGTCGCCGGTGGCGCGTTCGGCTTCGCCGCCGCGGCAGCGATGCTCGGCCGCTCCACGTCGCGTTGA
- a CDS encoding Mov34/MPN/PAD-1 family protein, with translation MLSIDRSIIDAIIAHARRDHPDEACGVVAGPVGSDTPVRHIPMDNAARSMTFYEFDSMEQLRVWREMDDRDEEPVVIYHSHTATEAYPSRTDVSFAGEPGAHYLLVSTREPDGEEIRSYRIVDGVVTEEPVQIVEPNVDPHAVQSYMFGQSPTTVDYECSPGR, from the coding sequence GTGCTGAGCATCGACCGGTCGATCATCGACGCGATCATCGCGCACGCACGCCGCGACCATCCCGACGAGGCGTGCGGCGTCGTCGCGGGCCCGGTCGGCAGCGACACCCCGGTGCGCCACATCCCGATGGACAATGCCGCCCGGTCGATGACCTTCTATGAGTTCGACTCGATGGAGCAGCTCAGGGTCTGGCGCGAGATGGACGACCGCGACGAGGAGCCGGTGGTCATCTACCACTCGCACACCGCGACCGAGGCCTACCCGTCGCGCACCGACGTCTCCTTCGCCGGCGAGCCCGGCGCCCACTACCTGCTGGTGTCGACCCGCGAGCCCGACGGCGAGGAGATCCGCTCCTACCGCATCGTCGACGGCGTCGTAACCGAGGAGCCGGTCCAGATCGTTGAGCCCAACGTGGACCCGCACGCCGTTCAGTCATACATGTTCGGGCAGAGCCCGACGACGGTCGACTACGAGTGTTCGCCCGGCCGCTGA
- a CDS encoding DUF2017 domain-containing protein has product MFRRYGEHCVATFAPDEVRVLRKVATEVVGLLTDGFDLKDPVVDRLFPDIYPTNAEESAEFRRFTEGDLKTGKIDQAGAILAALPASTGGEVRLDVESAEAWLRALNDARLAMGVRLDISVDTDLGEELDDAVLSDPSSSRVFQLSVYAYLGYLQESLLTALTE; this is encoded by the coding sequence ATGTTTCGCCGCTATGGAGAGCACTGTGTCGCGACCTTCGCGCCCGACGAGGTTCGGGTGCTGCGCAAGGTCGCGACCGAGGTCGTCGGTCTGCTGACCGACGGCTTCGACCTGAAGGACCCGGTCGTCGACCGGCTCTTCCCCGACATCTACCCGACCAACGCCGAAGAGTCGGCCGAGTTCCGCCGGTTCACCGAGGGCGACCTCAAGACCGGCAAGATCGACCAGGCCGGCGCCATCCTGGCCGCGCTGCCCGCCAGCACCGGCGGCGAGGTCCGCCTCGACGTGGAGTCGGCCGAGGCCTGGCTGCGGGCGCTCAACGACGCCCGGCTGGCGATGGGCGTGCGGCTCGACATCAGCGTCGACACCGACCTGGGTGAGGAACTCGACGACGCCGTGCTGAGCGACCCCTCCTCGTCGCGGGTCTTCCAGCTCTCGGTCTACGCCTACCTCGGCTATCTCCAGGAGTCGTTGCTCACCGCGTTGACGGAGTGA
- the clpS gene encoding ATP-dependent Clp protease adapter ClpS, whose protein sequence is MAAPQTTPVQSPDVETLPATDRPWITVVHDDPVNLMTYVTWVFQKQFGYDHDKAQALMLDVHNKGRAAVSAGARERMEYDASCLHGYGLWATVEQN, encoded by the coding sequence GTGGCAGCCCCGCAGACGACCCCCGTGCAGTCGCCGGACGTCGAGACCCTGCCGGCGACGGACCGTCCCTGGATCACTGTCGTCCACGACGATCCGGTCAACTTGATGACCTATGTGACCTGGGTCTTCCAGAAGCAGTTCGGCTACGACCATGACAAGGCCCAGGCGCTGATGCTCGACGTGCACAACAAAGGCCGCGCGGCGGTTTCCGCGGGCGCTCGCGAGCGGATGGAATATGACGCTTCGTGCCTGCATGGCTACGGCCTATGGGCGACGGTCGAGCAGAACTGA
- a CDS encoding LuxR C-terminal-related transcriptional regulator, protein MGPWRFVGRAAELNRLISTASGGRGRGLIFGGSAGIGKSRLLREGVAALDTDRLAVWTASANVATASLPFGGLAQVLPTDQPPGLTAAALLRWAVEALNQQAAGRPIVLAIDDAHLLDPSSAALVYLMARDEGATVLGTLRSGEQFPHPIAALWTDDLVEMVELDPMSVDDVSGLLTQMLEGPVDHASAEKLWKLSEGNALFLRELVLAAKQAGEFTNKFGVNRWTGKLELAPSLTDLIDARIGELTPGVRTVVELAAFGEPIGFDLLIKATDPADVEVAEERGLIRVVDSDRRKNVRLHHPLYGEVVRRRCPTVRTRRLEAQLADLVQAAGARRRDDLLRVAVWRLDSGTAQDPMQLLMAGAQAFAGFDVPLATRLARAALDAGGGFDAAELLSTMLMFSDQPLEAIAVLDAVEKQATSNDRRARWLVVRGLVSNWGLSRESTPDELAVDAKALIDPADQCRVRSFEAIMRLHRLESAAALKIARSILDRPAASVAARGLAQCTIAHLQAAQGESRASERAIASVQADAPLWRADMPYLQLALELARGTRLALVGDVAGIDAIVADEFADLADAGDFRLGSGYLSILRAQAARLRGQSAEALRTSVQACAVLATSRIYAGLAHAERAQAHAMRGEVDEARGAMDDSDEVQAPIMAILYPWREQARAAVVAAAGDVPGAVDILRRLVWRLRADGFAGHEVLALHDLVRLARATERINWPEEHDPAQTVADRLTELAGTLDGDLPEIMATHAQAHARRSGKDLLIAADLFRVKGLWVYAAEAATGAAARFRESRTGDAASATRMVDELLTHCDMLRTPALGLSKPALTERERQIARLAASGVSSREIAAQLYLSTRTIENHLQRVYAKLGIAGRGQLGGALRMVPDA, encoded by the coding sequence ATGGGTCCGTGGAGATTTGTCGGCCGTGCCGCAGAGCTCAACCGTCTCATCTCGACCGCCTCGGGCGGAAGGGGAAGAGGACTCATATTTGGTGGCAGTGCCGGCATCGGAAAGAGCCGCCTGTTACGCGAGGGCGTGGCCGCTCTCGACACTGATCGACTCGCGGTCTGGACGGCTTCGGCCAACGTCGCGACCGCCTCGTTGCCGTTCGGCGGGCTGGCCCAGGTGCTGCCCACCGACCAACCGCCCGGCCTGACCGCCGCCGCCCTGTTGCGCTGGGCCGTCGAGGCGCTCAACCAGCAGGCCGCCGGCCGGCCGATCGTGCTCGCGATCGACGACGCGCACCTGCTCGACCCGTCGTCGGCCGCGCTGGTCTACCTGATGGCCCGCGACGAGGGCGCGACGGTGCTCGGCACGCTGCGCAGCGGCGAGCAGTTCCCACACCCGATCGCGGCACTGTGGACCGACGACCTGGTCGAGATGGTCGAGCTCGACCCGATGTCGGTCGACGACGTGAGTGGTCTGTTGACCCAGATGCTCGAGGGCCCGGTCGACCACGCCAGCGCCGAGAAGCTGTGGAAGCTGTCCGAGGGCAACGCGCTGTTCCTCCGCGAGCTGGTCCTGGCCGCAAAGCAGGCCGGCGAGTTCACCAACAAGTTCGGCGTCAACCGGTGGACCGGCAAGCTCGAGCTGGCGCCGAGCCTGACCGACCTGATCGACGCCCGCATCGGCGAGCTCACCCCGGGCGTCCGCACGGTCGTCGAGCTGGCCGCGTTCGGTGAGCCGATCGGCTTCGACCTGCTGATCAAGGCGACCGACCCGGCCGACGTCGAGGTCGCCGAGGAGCGCGGGCTGATCCGGGTGGTCGACAGTGACCGGCGCAAAAACGTCCGGCTGCACCACCCGCTCTACGGCGAGGTGGTCCGCCGGCGCTGCCCGACCGTGCGCACCCGCCGCCTCGAGGCGCAGCTCGCCGACCTGGTCCAGGCGGCCGGCGCCCGGCGCCGCGACGACCTGCTGCGGGTCGCGGTCTGGCGGCTCGACTCGGGCACCGCGCAAGACCCGATGCAGTTGCTGATGGCCGGCGCGCAGGCGTTCGCCGGCTTCGACGTGCCGCTCGCCACCCGGCTCGCCCGGGCCGCACTCGACGCCGGCGGCGGGTTCGACGCGGCCGAGCTGCTCTCGACCATGTTGATGTTCAGCGACCAGCCGCTAGAGGCGATCGCCGTGCTCGACGCGGTCGAGAAGCAGGCCACCTCCAACGACCGCCGGGCCCGCTGGCTGGTGGTCCGCGGCCTGGTCAGCAACTGGGGGCTCAGCCGCGAGTCGACCCCCGACGAGCTGGCCGTCGACGCGAAGGCGCTGATCGACCCGGCCGACCAGTGCCGGGTCCGCTCGTTCGAAGCGATCATGCGGCTGCACCGGCTGGAAAGCGCCGCGGCGCTCAAGATCGCCCGTTCCATCCTCGACCGGCCGGCCGCCTCGGTGGCCGCCCGCGGCCTGGCCCAGTGCACGATCGCCCACCTACAGGCCGCCCAGGGCGAGTCGCGGGCCAGCGAGCGGGCCATCGCGAGTGTCCAGGCCGACGCGCCGTTGTGGCGCGCCGACATGCCCTACCTCCAGCTCGCCCTCGAGCTGGCCCGCGGCACCCGGCTGGCGCTGGTCGGCGACGTGGCCGGCATCGACGCGATCGTCGCCGACGAGTTCGCCGACCTGGCCGACGCGGGCGACTTCCGGCTCGGCTCGGGCTACCTGTCGATCCTGCGCGCCCAGGCCGCCCGGCTGCGCGGCCAGTCCGCCGAGGCCCTGCGCACCAGCGTGCAGGCGTGCGCGGTGCTGGCGACCAGCCGGATCTACGCGGGCCTGGCCCATGCCGAGCGGGCGCAGGCACACGCGATGCGCGGCGAGGTCGACGAGGCCCGTGGCGCGATGGACGACTCCGACGAGGTGCAGGCGCCGATCATGGCGATCCTCTACCCCTGGCGCGAGCAGGCCCGGGCCGCCGTGGTGGCCGCCGCCGGCGACGTGCCGGGCGCGGTCGACATCCTGCGCCGGCTGGTCTGGCGGCTGCGCGCCGACGGCTTCGCCGGACACGAGGTGCTCGCGCTGCACGACCTGGTGCGGCTGGCCCGCGCGACCGAGCGGATCAACTGGCCCGAGGAGCATGACCCGGCGCAGACCGTCGCCGACCGCCTCACCGAGCTGGCCGGCACGCTCGACGGCGACCTGCCGGAAATCATGGCCACTCACGCGCAGGCACACGCCCGCCGGTCCGGCAAAGACCTGCTGATCGCCGCCGACCTCTTCCGGGTCAAAGGGCTCTGGGTCTACGCCGCCGAGGCCGCCACCGGCGCGGCCGCCCGGTTCCGCGAGTCACGCACGGGCGATGCCGCCTCCGCCACCCGCATGGTCGACGAGCTGCTGACCCATTGCGACATGCTGCGTACCCCCGCGCTCGGGTTGTCCAAGCCCGCCCTCACCGAGCGCGAGCGCCAGATCGCCCGGCTCGCCGCGTCCGGCGTCTCCAGCCGGGAGATCGCCGCCCAGCTCTACCTGTCGACCCGCACGATCGAAAACCACCTGCAACGGGTGTACGCGAAACTGGGCATCGCCGGCCGCGGCCAGCTCGGGGGCGCTTTGCGGATGGTTCCCGACGCCTGA
- a CDS encoding nicotinate phosphoribosyltransferase, whose product MTMGRPALFTDHYELTMVSAALKDGTADRQSVFEVFARRLPPGRRYGVVAGTGRLIDLLREFRFTDDELGYLRDRGIVDATTAEWLAGFRFQGDIEGYAEGELFFPGSPILTVSGTFAECVLLETLVLSVLNHDSAIAAAAARMVTAARGRGMIEMGSRRAHEEAAVAATRAAYLAGFSSTSNLAAGMRYGIPTAGTAAHAFTLLHDSEANAFASQVATLGKNTTLLVDTYDIAEGIRTAIAVAGPELRAIRIDSGDLSVLAQHSRELLDSLGATETKIIVSGDLDEYSIAALAAEPVDIYGAGTSVVTGSGAPTAGLVYKLVEVDGRPVVKRSEHKATVGGRKIAVRRHKPTGTATEEIVVSQGTPEPRTGDRLLQRPFVAAGEPVDLPSLTESREHLRQGLISIPWEGLKLSAGDPAVPVTVVPAR is encoded by the coding sequence ATGACCATGGGCCGCCCCGCCTTATTCACCGACCACTACGAGCTGACGATGGTCAGTGCCGCGCTCAAGGACGGCACCGCCGACCGGCAGTCCGTTTTCGAGGTGTTCGCGCGGCGGCTGCCGCCGGGCCGCCGCTATGGAGTGGTGGCCGGCACGGGCCGGTTGATCGACCTGCTCCGCGAGTTCCGCTTCACCGACGACGAACTCGGCTACCTGCGCGACCGCGGCATCGTCGACGCGACGACGGCCGAATGGCTGGCGGGTTTCCGCTTCCAGGGCGACATCGAGGGGTACGCCGAGGGCGAGCTGTTCTTCCCCGGCTCCCCGATCCTGACGGTCTCCGGGACGTTCGCGGAGTGCGTACTCCTGGAAACGCTCGTGCTCTCGGTCCTCAACCACGACAGCGCGATCGCGGCGGCCGCGGCCCGGATGGTCACCGCCGCCCGCGGCCGCGGCATGATCGAGATGGGCTCGCGGAGGGCGCACGAGGAGGCCGCGGTGGCCGCCACCCGCGCCGCCTACCTGGCCGGCTTCTCCTCCACCTCCAACCTGGCCGCCGGCATGCGCTACGGCATCCCGACCGCGGGCACCGCCGCGCACGCGTTCACGCTGCTGCACGACAGCGAGGCCAACGCGTTCGCCTCACAGGTCGCGACACTCGGCAAGAACACCACGCTGCTCGTCGACACCTATGACATCGCGGAGGGCATCCGCACCGCGATCGCGGTGGCCGGCCCGGAGTTGCGCGCGATCCGGATCGACTCGGGCGACCTGTCGGTGCTCGCCCAACACTCGCGCGAGTTGCTCGACTCGCTGGGCGCCACCGAAACCAAGATCATCGTGTCCGGCGACCTCGACGAATACTCGATCGCGGCGCTGGCCGCCGAGCCGGTCGACATCTACGGCGCCGGCACCTCGGTCGTCACCGGTTCCGGCGCGCCGACCGCGGGGCTGGTCTACAAGCTGGTCGAGGTCGACGGCCGGCCGGTGGTGAAGCGCTCGGAACACAAGGCCACCGTGGGCGGCCGCAAGATCGCGGTGCGCCGGCACAAGCCGACCGGCACGGCGACCGAGGAGATCGTGGTCTCGCAGGGAACGCCCGAGCCCCGCACCGGCGACCGGCTCCTGCAACGCCCGTTCGTGGCCGCCGGCGAGCCGGTCGACCTGCCGTCGCTGACCGAGTCCCGGGAACACCTGCGGCAGGGATTGATCTCGATCCCCTGGGAGGGGCTCAAGCTGTCGGCGGGCGATCCCGCAGTGCCGGTCACTGTCGTACCCGCGCGTTAG
- a CDS encoding isochorismatase family protein encodes MSRALIIVDTQIDFAEGGSLPVAGGADVASGITAALAGRGDRWAHVVATKDFHIDPGGHFSEHPDFVTTWPAHTVVGTPGSDFHPNLETGAIEAIFHKGQHAAAYSGFEGRTEDGVGLATWLRDHDIDEVEVVGLTTDHCVQATSLDAARQGFKTTVLLDLTAGVLPDTTEEAVERLREAGITLVGKPIVRSA; translated from the coding sequence ATGAGTCGCGCCTTGATCATCGTCGACACGCAGATTGACTTCGCCGAGGGCGGCTCGCTGCCCGTCGCCGGCGGCGCCGATGTGGCTTCCGGGATCACGGCGGCGCTGGCCGGCCGGGGCGACCGCTGGGCACACGTCGTGGCGACCAAAGACTTCCACATCGACCCGGGCGGCCACTTCAGCGAGCACCCCGACTTCGTCACCACGTGGCCGGCACACACCGTGGTCGGCACGCCCGGTTCCGACTTCCACCCCAACCTCGAGACCGGCGCGATCGAGGCGATCTTCCACAAGGGCCAGCACGCCGCGGCCTACAGCGGCTTCGAGGGCCGCACCGAAGACGGCGTCGGCCTGGCCACCTGGCTGCGCGACCACGACATCGACGAAGTCGAGGTGGTCGGCCTGACCACCGACCACTGCGTCCAGGCGACCAGCCTCGACGCGGCCCGCCAGGGCTTCAAGACCACCGTCCTGCTCGACCTCACGGCGGGCGTCCTGCCCGACACCACCGAAGAAGCCGTCGAGCGGTTGCGCGAGGCGGGCATCACGCTCGTCGGCAAGCCCATCGTCCGTTCCGCATGA
- a CDS encoding MFS transporter produces MRLAPYRAVLRLPGVRPLLIVAILARVPSVAAGVTLTLHVVFELHRGYFAAGLVGTASTVGAAIGAPLLGRLVDRRGLRPVLAICTIAEGVFWSVAGSLPYPVLLVLALVSGVLMLPVFSVVRQSLAALVPAEHRRPAYALDSMSVELSFMVGPALAVLLATSVSPHATMFAVGAGVVLSGTALFIFNPPVRAASEESALTGPTPSRRSWLSARMVAILAIAVATTLVLGGTDVTVVAVLREAGQVSWTGLVLALWGVYSLIGGFVYGSLRRVPSPLMLLAVLAFGTLLVALAGPQWFLVALALIPAGALCAPALAAAADAVSHLAPPSVRGEAMGLHGSAITVGLALGAPLAGWVIDMSSPRWGFVATGAAGLLVALAVLPIYLIRRRPPAVPATPSQRTTEPSLAVSD; encoded by the coding sequence ATGAGGCTGGCGCCCTACCGGGCGGTCCTCCGGCTGCCCGGGGTCCGCCCGCTGCTCATCGTCGCCATCCTGGCCCGCGTCCCATCTGTCGCGGCCGGGGTGACACTGACCCTGCACGTGGTCTTCGAGCTACACCGCGGCTACTTCGCCGCCGGCCTGGTCGGCACCGCCTCGACGGTCGGCGCCGCGATCGGCGCGCCGCTGCTGGGCCGCCTCGTCGACCGCCGCGGCCTGCGCCCGGTGCTCGCGATCTGCACGATCGCCGAGGGCGTCTTCTGGTCGGTGGCCGGCTCACTCCCCTACCCGGTGCTGCTGGTGCTCGCCCTGGTCAGCGGCGTGCTGATGCTGCCGGTCTTCTCGGTCGTCCGCCAGTCCCTGGCCGCGCTGGTGCCTGCGGAACACCGCCGCCCGGCCTACGCCCTCGACTCGATGTCGGTCGAGTTGTCCTTCATGGTCGGTCCGGCGCTGGCCGTGCTGCTGGCCACGTCGGTCTCCCCCCACGCGACGATGTTCGCCGTCGGCGCCGGCGTGGTGCTGTCGGGCACGGCCCTGTTCATCTTCAACCCACCGGTGCGGGCCGCTTCAGAGGAGTCGGCTCTCACCGGCCCGACACCGTCGCGGCGGTCGTGGCTCTCGGCCCGCATGGTGGCGATCCTGGCCATCGCGGTGGCCACGACGCTGGTGCTGGGCGGCACCGACGTGACGGTGGTGGCAGTGCTCCGCGAGGCGGGTCAAGTGAGCTGGACCGGTCTGGTGCTTGCCCTATGGGGCGTCTACTCGCTGATCGGCGGTTTCGTCTACGGCTCGCTGCGGCGGGTCCCGTCGCCGCTGATGCTGTTGGCCGTGCTCGCCTTCGGGACGTTGTTGGTGGCCTTGGCCGGGCCGCAGTGGTTCCTGGTCGCGCTGGCGTTGATCCCGGCGGGTGCGCTGTGCGCGCCGGCGCTGGCGGCCGCGGCCGACGCGGTCAGCCATCTGGCTCCGCCGTCGGTGCGGGGCGAGGCTATGGGTCTGCACGGGTCGGCCATCACGGTCGGGCTCGCACTGGGTGCGCCGCTGGCTGGGTGGGTCATCGACATGAGCTCGCCGCGGTGGGGGTTCGTGGCCACCGGTGCCGCCGGGTTGCTGGTCGCCCTGGCCGTGCTGCCGATCTACCTGATCCGGCGGCGGCCACCTGCTGTGCCTGCCACGCCCTCGCAACGCACCACCGAGCCCTCGCTGGCGGTGTCTGACTGA
- a CDS encoding sugar ABC transporter substrate-binding protein produces the protein MSRRNRALPLATCALTLAALTACAANPNEGKAAPADSSTAATTSAPLTSAEFVNPLPQYPAWRTIGDCMKEAAGARGIDFTESGPTGGALDATKMIQQIQQATANKKGAIITFPASDAFTPVLQQAQKAGIITGTLYGEGGDVVVGPNYTDLGKMYVDAIAKRPGQQNLGLMAQSDTGQAKQWADGVAAAAKATSNVKVVGTVYTNDDAAKALDQANALLTAHPEINVIASHMGSVTPGVVAAIKARSLVGRVALVASGADNGGKEAVADGIAYGAWLQGLCEEGKTVLNAVADKAEGKTVAAHIDAKETIGTKEDLTTLLGQGWG, from the coding sequence ATGTCCAGACGAAACCGGGCTCTTCCCCTTGCGACGTGCGCGTTGACGCTGGCGGCCCTGACGGCATGTGCCGCGAACCCCAATGAAGGAAAAGCGGCGCCCGCGGACTCGTCGACGGCCGCGACCACGAGTGCTCCGCTGACATCGGCGGAGTTCGTCAACCCGCTGCCGCAATACCCGGCGTGGCGCACCATCGGCGACTGCATGAAGGAAGCGGCCGGCGCCCGCGGGATCGACTTCACCGAGAGCGGCCCGACCGGCGGCGCGCTCGACGCCACGAAGATGATCCAGCAGATCCAGCAGGCGACCGCCAACAAGAAGGGCGCCATCATCACCTTCCCGGCCAGCGATGCATTCACGCCGGTCCTGCAACAAGCACAAAAAGCCGGAATCATTACCGGCACGTTGTACGGCGAGGGCGGCGACGTCGTGGTCGGACCCAACTACACCGACCTCGGCAAGATGTATGTCGACGCGATCGCCAAGCGGCCCGGGCAGCAGAACCTCGGCCTCATGGCGCAGAGCGACACCGGCCAGGCCAAGCAGTGGGCGGACGGAGTCGCGGCGGCAGCCAAAGCCACGTCGAACGTCAAGGTCGTCGGGACCGTCTACACCAACGACGACGCGGCGAAGGCGCTCGACCAGGCCAACGCGCTGCTGACCGCGCATCCCGAGATCAACGTCATCGCGAGCCACATGGGCTCGGTGACGCCCGGTGTGGTGGCCGCGATCAAGGCGCGGAGCCTGGTCGGCAGGGTCGCCCTCGTGGCGTCGGGCGCCGACAACGGCGGCAAGGAGGCCGTGGCGGACGGCATCGCCTACGGAGCCTGGTTGCAGGGCCTGTGCGAGGAAGGCAAAACCGTCCTGAACGCGGTGGCGGACAAGGCCGAGGGCAAGACGGTCGCGGCGCACATCGACGCCAAGGAGACCATCGGCACCAAGGAAGACCTCACCACGCTGCTCGGACAGGGCTGGGGATGA
- a CDS encoding ATP-binding cassette domain-containing protein, translated as MSDPALRLRGISKTFGSVQALEHVDFAAWPGEIHAIVGDNGAGKSTMLKIVTGIHQADAGEISVNGRAVDLRHNATTVQDLGVAVVYQDLALVECLDIAQNLSLGSLPRRWGIVLDRQRMARDAAKVLSDLKVRVGDVHTPVGLLSGGQRQIIAIARAVRMDKPLILLDEPTAALGVQESARVGTIMEELRTAGKAVVCISHDLEFVFAHADRITVLRLGVSVGTRKTAETTRAEIVGLITGAFPADERPTPVQKDAA; from the coding sequence ATGAGCGACCCGGCCCTGCGACTGCGCGGGATCTCGAAGACCTTCGGATCGGTCCAGGCCCTGGAGCATGTCGACTTCGCGGCCTGGCCCGGTGAGATCCACGCGATCGTCGGCGACAACGGCGCCGGCAAGTCGACGATGCTCAAGATCGTCACGGGGATACACCAGGCCGACGCGGGCGAGATCTCCGTCAACGGGCGGGCGGTCGACCTGCGGCACAACGCCACGACGGTGCAGGACCTCGGTGTCGCCGTGGTCTACCAGGATCTCGCCCTGGTCGAGTGCCTCGACATCGCCCAGAACCTGTCGCTCGGCAGCCTGCCCCGCCGTTGGGGCATCGTCCTGGACCGGCAGCGGATGGCCCGCGACGCCGCGAAGGTGCTCAGCGACCTGAAGGTCCGCGTCGGCGACGTGCACACGCCGGTCGGGCTGCTCTCCGGCGGACAGCGGCAGATCATCGCCATCGCGCGCGCCGTCCGGATGGACAAACCGCTCATCCTGCTCGACGAGCCGACCGCGGCCCTCGGCGTCCAGGAGTCCGCGCGGGTGGGGACGATCATGGAGGAACTGCGTACCGCCGGCAAGGCCGTGGTCTGCATCAGCCACGACCTCGAGTTCGTCTTCGCCCATGCCGACCGGATCACCGTGCTGCGGCTGGGCGTGAGCGTCGGCACCCGCAAAACGGCAGAGACCACCCGCGCCGAAATCGTCGGGCTCATCACCGGTGCGTTCCCGGCCGACGAGCGTCCCACCCCAGTCCAGAAGGATGCGGCATGA